The nucleotide sequence CTGTTTTATGAAGGAGTTGTACTAATAAAAAATATACTAGTATATTTTTTATTAGTACAACTCCTTCATAAAACAGTAAGCTTTAAACAGAACGCAAGAAAACTCAAAACTACATGAAAACCCTATCCCTATTATCACAAATACAAGTACTATACCTATATAACCATAAAAACTAAGAGAATCCTCTTAGTTTTAAGTTATTGACTTTATTTTTTCGGTTCTGTGTTACCTTATTAATTAAAATAAAACATAAATAATACTTGAAATTTATTTAGAACCTGTCTCTGTAACTTTACTAGACAATGCAGCAAGCTCTTTAAGTAAAGAATCTAATATTTTCTGAACATCTGCTACTAAAATACCCATAGCTGAGTTAACCTTTACAAGATCAGATGCCCCTTTATCTCCACTAGAATTACCTATCCTATCTATCGCCTCTTTAGCATGACTATCTGTAACGCCTTCCTTACCAAGGTCTGCAGATTTTGTTTTTATTTTCGCTAAGAAAGCCTCATTTTCTTTCTTAACACTCAAAATCTTTTCTTTTATTCCATCAAATTTTTCAGCTTTATTCTCTAATGCTTGCAACTTACTCTTCACACTAGACATCACTGTAAATGCTCCTGCAATTAAAGCTCCATTGTGATCTGCTTCAGCCTGAAGAGCATCATTACTACCAGTTTTTTTTCCAATAGCTTTAACAAGATTATCTATTGATCCAATTAAAACCTCTATTTCTTTAACATCTGAAATAAAGAGACTAACCTCTTTTATTTTATCAGACATTGCTTTTAAATCAACATTTTTTGATTGTGTTTTTTTTCCAGATGTACTTTCTTCATTACCTAAAGCTTCGCTTTCTGTTCCTGAATTATTACAAGATATCAATAAAAATAAAGTCATGAATATTGCACTTAATGTATTCTTCTTCATTAATTTGTGCCTCCTTTATGATAACATAATATATCAATAATTTAAATTTTCAACTTTTATATATAAATGATCATAAAAATTCTCTTATACCAATTAGTTTGTGTTATCTGCTCTATAATTATTAGACATAATCTTTACTTATATAAATTTCAAATATATCTTAATAATTATTCTATTTAATTTTTATCGAAAATAAATATTCAAATAATTTTCAAAAATTTTTAATAGTTTAGCTTATTCCATTCACACTTAATCTAATCTTGATCTCAGAAAATTTTTTGTTTATTATTATTTGTTTATTATTACAGGCAAAAAGTTAATTTGTTATTTTAGATTTACACAAAATAAATTTTTATACTTCAAATATAAACTTTATAATTAAAAATTGCTATTTTAGTAAAATTATGCTATTTAAGTATATATTATTAATTGAAACAAAAAATAAATTAAATGAATCCCATTTGCATAATAGCCATACCTGATTTTAATATTTCTAACTAAAATATATAAATTAATAACTTTATTTATTCCTTGTTTTCAAATTACATTATGATATCATTATTAATATAAAAATAAATTCATGAAATTTTTTACAAGTTATTTTCTCTTTTTTAAATAAATATCTCAAAAAATAATATAAAATTTTAAAAAAAGTGTAACTAATATAATTAAAAACTCAGTTATCTCATTTTTAATCTCTAAATGATTTAACTTACTTACAAATATTATATGGTAATAATAATTGAAGAATAATTTATACAAATACCATAAAATATAAAATCAAATTTAATGCTCAATAGTAAAAAATAATTATAATCTTAGCAAAAGTAATTATAAAAATAGAACTTATACTTACAAAAATAATCTTTAATTAAACTCTAATGCATAATAATTGCATAATAATTAAACATATTTTTATTGAATTTTATTTAAAAATAAAATTCAAAATAGTATCCAAAACTATTTACAAAAACTTATAAAATATATACTATAATATACTATATATTAAGCATGATACTAGAAGGAGAGGATATGTCATTTTCTTTTAAAAATTCAAAATCAACAAAGATATTTTTAGCGATCTTATTTGCATCATGTTCCTCTTTAAGGATAGAACATGATGAGTTCAATAGCAAATTAAGAGTGTATCAAAATTTAAGCAAAAACTGTGAAATAAAAGGTGTTTTTGACTATAAAAACAAGATAACTCAAATATTCTTATATACTAAATTCAGAAATCATAGCATAATAAGCCAAACTCCACTAAAGCTAACAGATGGAACTAAAATAGAAGGTAAGACAAGATATGAATATAATAACAATGCTTTTATTGGAAACTGGATTAACTATTCTTCATTCAGAATCAGCAAGTCTATTTTAGAAAAAATGCTAGAAGAAGAAGAGTACCTCTATAACAAAAAACATATTAAAATTCAAATCGGATTAGAAAAAATAAAAATTAACAAATCTAAACTTATAGATTTTCTATCTATGCTTAATGAAAATGAAAAAAAATACAATTAAATACAATTAAAAAATTAAAAAAATTAAAAATTTATTAAAGTAAAATTAATCATTGTTTCCCATCTTTAGCCTTTTTACAGTCAAATAACTAGTAAAACCAAATTAACTTTTTTATATTCTATAAAAAAATATAAAATTTAGACTATAATAGTTATAAATTTACAAACAAAAATATATTATGAATTTATACTTTATCAGTGATATATTTAAATTTAAATTGCATATAAATTAAAATAATTTTTAATACAAATTGATTCTTATCATAGATTTACATCATCATGTGTACATATAAAACACAAAAATATAAAATGTTAAGTCAAAATTTAAAGTTAGATATAAAATTAAATTTAAATAAAAACTCTTAAAATATAAAATAATAGACTTAATAAAATAAGATCCTATAAATTGGATAATTGAATAAATTGAATAAAATGACAAAGGCTACCATAGGTAGCCTTTATATTATTCTAATCAAACAATAAGAGTGAGACTTTAAATCTCAGTCTATAGAATAATTATAAACTATTTTATTTTTTTGTAAAGCCTTTTTATAGTTTTTATGTGATTTAAACCTAATTATAAATATTGACTTTTATTTATTAAATCTATATATCATTATATCATTACAAAACTAACATAAATAATTAGTTTCAATATATCTTCATTTATTTTTTCTTAAAGTATCGTATTTGTTTCTCATTTTATAAAAAATTTCCTTCTCATTCTTGTATATCTCTTTAAGTAAAAAACTAGCAAATTTTATATTAGATTTATAAAAAAGAAAACATTCTTCATCTTCCAATTGAAATCTTAAAGGCTTCAAAGAATTGATATTACTCTTGTTAATAACATTGCTGCTTTCAAGTACCTTAATGGCATAATCAATGCCTCTATCCAAAATTAGATCATAATCTATTTTACCGCTGTCAATCCCTGATACTAACTTTATGTACCTATATACAGAAGTTTTAGCTATTTTATAATCCCTTATAAATTCTGTAAAGCTTTTATATCCGTCA is from Borrelia sp. A-FGy1 and encodes:
- a CDS encoding Vsp/OspC family lipoprotein, encoding MKKNTLSAIFMTLFLLISCNNSGTESEALGNEESTSGKKTQSKNVDLKAMSDKIKEVSLFISDVKEIEVLIGSIDNLVKAIGKKTGSNDALQAEADHNGALIAGAFTVMSSVKSKLQALENKAEKFDGIKEKILSVKKENEAFLAKIKTKSADLGKEGVTDSHAKEAIDRIGNSSGDKGASDLVKVNSAMGILVADVQKILDSLLKELAALSSKVTETGSK
- a CDS encoding oligopeptide permease-like protein — protein: MSFSFKNSKSTKIFLAILFASCSSLRIEHDEFNSKLRVYQNLSKNCEIKGVFDYKNKITQIFLYTKFRNHSIISQTPLKLTDGTKIEGKTRYEYNNNAFIGNWINYSSFRISKSILEKMLEEEEYLYNKKHIKIQIGLEKIKINKSKLIDFLSMLNENEKKYN
- a CDS encoding chromosome replication/partitioning protein codes for the protein MSKIKKIEIVRRIDLEACKIEKKNKTREIRYLELKEKLKALIKEESYNKIETARVLKEINESKYYAIDGYKSFTEFIRDYKIAKTSVYRYIKLVSGIDSGKIDYDLILDRGIDYAIKVLESSNVINKSNINSLKPLRFQLEDEECFLFYKSNIKFASFLLKEIYKNEKEIFYKMRNKYDTLRKNK